The window TCCAAATGCATCTAGCTTTTACTCTTTGTTAAGCAATGTAGAGTAACCTTTGTGGTCAAGTTGCACAAAGCACACAACGCTTTCAGTTGTGTCTCAACTTTTAAATGTTAAGTCAGAGTACAATTTGagtaaatcatgttttgatcGACTGTTGGAGATAATAAAGAATATGTTGTCAttagataaaaatttaccTACTGACTTTTatagaatgaagaaaaagataacaaAACTTGGATTGGGATATATCAAAATTCATGCTTGCAAAAACAATtgcttattattttatgagaaaactGTTAATTTTGAGCATTGTATGATATGTGGACATCTTCTGTATaaattgagaaaatcaagtgtGAAAAGGTAGAAGAAAATACCTTACAAGATATTGCGTTACTTGCCATTTATACCTAAGCTTCAAAGGTTTTATATGTCTTGTAAAATTGCTAAACATATGACGTGACATGcgcaaaataataatatatatttcttaatatgattattccggggaaaaaaaattaaagtcaaAACATAGATGTTTTCTTGAGGTCATTGATAGATGAGTTGCAAGTATTGTGGACTTAGGGTGTTGTCACATATGATGCatataagaaacaaaattttcatatgaGGGTAGTATTATTATGGACAATTAATGATTTTCCTGCTTACAGTATGTTGTCAGGGTAGAGTACTCATGGACGATTATCATGTCCCTATTGCATGGaacattttaattctttcatATTGGATCATGGTAGGAAgccttgttttttttattgtcattGGCAATTCTGGCGAGTTGATCATCCTTTTAGTAGTCAGAGAGAcaaatttattcaaaaaagaGTTGAACATGACTTACCATTTTCTCTATTATCAAGTGAGGAAATATTGTAACATTTGAATTCGCTTCCTCATCTCCCATTCGGAACAAAATGTGGTGACCAGAAGATTTCGGGTTATGGTGTAAGTCATAATTGAGCGAAAAAGAGTATATTTTGAGCTCTGCCTTATTGGCATACGCTTCTTATTCGTCACAATCTCGATGTGATGTATATTGAACGTAATGTTTTCGAGAATATATTCAACAAAATGATGGATGTTAAGGGAAAGACAAAAGACAACTTAAAGGCACGATAAGATTTGAAGGTGTATTACAAGCTGTCAGAAttgaaaatggtgaaaaataatgaaaaaatttacaaGTCTAAGGCTGCGTACACCTTAAATAAGGAGGAAACAAGAAATGTTTGTGCTTGTGTGAAACAATTGAGATTACCTGATGATTTTGCGTCATATTTCTCGGTGTGTTAATGAGATTGATTACAAATTTTATGGAATGAAAAGTCACGATTGTCATGTTTTTTTACAACAATTGTTGCCAATTGTCTTCCGTGATATGGTGCCTTACTCAATTTGGGATGCGATTATTGAGATCTCACCTTTTTAGGGATTTGTGCGTAATTGAAATACCTGTAGATCATATGAAAATTCTGTAaggaaaaatatgtaaaaCTATATACAAACTAGAAAAGATCTTTCCTCTCGGTTTCTTTGATTGTATGGAGCATTTGTCTATTCGTTTATCTTACGAGGTAAATGTTGGTGGACCCGTCCAGTATCGATGGATGTATTCATTTGAGAGGTACTATAATTGttgtttgttttcaaataCTTTATTATAAGAGTTTAAGGTCTTTTATAAGTTTGATGAATATTGtgatttttaggtttttgcaacatttgaagaaagtaaaaaattgaGCATCAGTTGAAGGATCTATATGTGAAGCTTATATGATCGAGAAAATATCCTTGTTTTGGTCATGGTATTTTGAACTTGTTGTGCgaacaaaattaaatagaGTGTCACGTAATGATGATGGAGGAGATGTGGACTCTCTAGGTCGTCTTTCAATATTCACTCATCTTGGGCGAGCTTTTGGTCCATTAGATAAATCTCGATTTTTAGATGAGGATAAGTTTTATGCTGTTGAGCTATATGTTTTAATCAATTGTGAAGAGGTGCTCTCATATATAAAGTAAGTACCATTTTACCATAAACTCAAATAATCGATCATAAGAATGAACTTAATCACTAAATTGTGGATATGATGATAGGATATTTGATGTCATTGTCAATGGGGATGTTGTGCATATATCGGAAGATGAATTAGAGAAAGTATGTGATGCAAGATTCGtgaaatggtttaaaaattatgtaagtttatgtaaattataattgaacttTTAATAACATTGACACATTCATTatgtaatattaatttttgatgttgTATGTCATGTTCGTAGGTTGCAAAACATAAAGATGAAATTGACCCACGTTTACTTGAAATCTCTTATGATTCAGGACGTATGATAAGGTGTTATAAAAGATACTTTGTAAATGGTTTCAAGTTTCACACTTTAGATTACGGCCAAAATCGTAAGATAATGAATAGTGGGGTTTGCATAAAAGGAAGTTTTTACAATGATCAAGCgtataatttttattgtgttttagTGGATATAATCGAGTTAGAGTATTTTGGTATCGAAAACAGAGTTGTGCTATTTAAGTGTCATTGGTTTAACACTGAAAAAGGTATTAAGGTAGATCCTTTGCATGGTCttgttgaaattaaatataactCAATACTTGTCATTAATGAACCATTTGTTTTAGCTGCACAAGTTCACCAAGTTTATTATAATAGTTATCCATCAATCAAAAGAAATCGATGTGATTGATGGGCagtatttaaaacaaaagctaGGAGTAGATTTCACATTTCTAGTGGTGGagatagagaaaataaaattgactTGAATGAAAAAGTATATTAAGAAGATGTGTCTACTTCAAATACTGGTACTTCATTGGATGAACTTGATAACTTTACAGTTTTAACAAGTGGTGATTATGAAGAGGTTAATCTCTTgattgaagatgaagaagatgacaTGCAAAgagatgaaaatgaaaaagataacaTGGAAAGAGATGAAGATCAAATTGAAGATGATGATTGTGAAACTTTTAATGATGATAGTGATAATAATGAAGAACATGAGTTTGCTTATTCTGGAAGTGATTGATGATGGTATGCATATAAGATTTTGgttttgtattttttgttatatatttgtttaactttaattttataatattaaaaaatctttacatgatatgaaattataacaaaaagtttatatatataaatgttgaaattaatacTATATAATTGCAGCTTTGATTGTACAAATGAATAATCATACTTGTCATTGTTAGAAATTGATGATTTTTATACATTGattcaattttattgaaaataatttgtctgatttttaacaaaaaaatattgcaGGAACGATGGTTAAAGAGATGCATTCAAAATCGAGACCTAGATCAACAAATGTCTCTAGAAGTATCTCTTTCCCTACAAATGCCATGCGTTTCTTGATGTCACAGTCCAATTTTTGGGTCATGATCGACGCAAGGGACCAATGAGCtcagcccaccaagcccaagcaagcctacttacaTGATTTTATACGTTAatccatatttttttaaaattcgaAATTCATAATGCTcaattacaatttctttgaaaacaacTAATAAAACTCAGCCAtgtattcataatggcatcatcaatcattatatacatacatataatttgaCAAGTGAATCTCAGCATTTCACCACAAATAGTCATATACACGTAACTAAAACTTGACCGTAAGTGAAGTGACTCTAGATGGGAGATATGACTACTGAATGTCAAAGTACTTGCCCAAAAGATGGGAGTACGCAGACACCTCAATCTACGTTTCAACCACCcttgaatctgaaaacataaagttgaaaatgtgagtataaactcagtgagtgaacaaggaagggaacaagtaaaCAATAAGGAAGGTTTAAAGAAAATCATGAtgtatttatctttaaaacaatgcaatttagtttcgCTCTTATCAAAACTCCTCATATAAACCccaaatgagtaaatcacttgataaaaagggtccatgctcaacaaaggatttgaagagtgaattttaatagcattcgtgcaattcaagtcaaataaacgacGAGTCCTCGATGcaacggaaaggcattctcgttgtagcgagaaatagagcaccatgaaaaagtttcctttctttcaagaaaaagccatcctgttaaaatgacaaaaaaatcaacataaacgCATAATaatttccaaagttcaacatgcaaaaTTCACATGTGCAacaccatataccatactcatgaactttctataacacacacacacacacacacacacacacacacacacaNNNNNNNNNNNNNNNNNNNNNNNNNNNNNNNNNNNNNNNNNNNNNNNNNNNNNNNNNNNNNNNNNNNNNNNNNNNNNNNNNNNNNNNNNNNNNNNNNNNNNNNNNNNNNNNNNNNNNNNNNNNNNNNNNNNNNNNNNNNNNNNNNNNNNNNNNNNNNNNNNNNNNNNNNNNNNNNNNNNNNNNNNNNNNNNNNNNNNNNNNNNNNNNNNNNNNNNNNNNNNNNNNNNNNNNNNNNNNNNNNNNNNNNNNNNNNNNNNNNNNNNNNNNNNNNNNNNNNNNNNNNNNNNNNNNNNNNNNNNNNNNNNNNNNNNNNNNNNNNNNNNNNNNNNNNNNNNNNNNNNNNNNNNNNNNNNNNNNNNNNNNNNNNNNNNNNNNNNNNNNNNNNNNNNNNNNNNNNNNNNNNNNNNNNNNNNNNNNNNNNNNNNNNNNNNNNNNNNNNNNNNNNNNNNNNNNNNNNNNNatatatatatatatatatatatatatcaacacaatataggagcacataaGTCTGTTctattgcacatttcacattttcacatcaaaatattttagcaaaggcttgttcccaaggcacacgTTTTTAAAGACAAGTtggaataaatcattcaatgtTTCATACCAATACAATTATGTCTCccaaaacgattttgaaatgtaagttcactcacctagCAACAATGAGATTTTAAGTCGCTATTTGTTcggaggtgtctctaactattttcactGACCGGTCGCTCGTTATTTACTCCTGCATGCCACCACAGTTCTCTAATTttatctttgcacttcctagcaataatacgaactcaatatatttaattacatacgtATACGGGCAGCACTTCAATCATTTAATctttactcaaatttatattttcatcctATCATGAGACCATATTCAATTAACTtacatcttaatacatttttaccaaaataaCTTACATCCATTGCTTACGAAATTCCTTAGATTATATTATcggtaacttatttatgatgtcgcgtgcctacttcaacctttttaaataattttcgcc is drawn from Theobroma cacao cultivar B97-61/B2 chromosome 4, Criollo_cocoa_genome_V2, whole genome shotgun sequence and contains these coding sequences:
- the LOC18601362 gene encoding uncharacterized protein LOC18601362; translation: MIEKISLFWSWYFELVVRTKLNRVSRNDDGGDVDSLGRLSIFTHLGRAFGPLDKSRFLDEDKFYAVELYVLINCEEVLSYIKIFDVIVNGDVVHISEDELEKVCDARFVKWFKNYERWLKRCIQNRDLDQQMSLEVSLSLQMPCVS